The genomic window CAAATATCTGAATACTTAGGACTAGACAAATGActcaaaatgtttttgttgtctggttgGTTGGCTAGGTCACAGCCAATACAATAGCATGTAATATCTTATACATGTCcatgtaattaaaacaaaatgacagtGTCGTTAGAGATATCCAAACTATGCAAGTGGCCAAGGTGAAAATGCCAAGTGTGAAAACTGTAATGTGCCTAAcgcttttcttccctttcagtcGTTTTTCATGCCCCAAACATAACGTTAACTAAGAAGCAACACCTATCCTCAAACACAAAAATACTTAACCATTTGCTTTAAGGTTAGTAATCGCCCGCTATAAATTTGAACTGTGCCTAACGGCTTAAGTAGGGTTCAGCAGTCAGGCCCGGCAGATGCTTAACTCCAACCAGCAGTGCTCATGCGACTTGCTTCCTCCTGGAATTAAATGGCTAAGGAAAAAGGacggattgtcccctttatttaATAACAAAGAACACAATCCTTCGAATTCTTCAGATTTGGAATTCCAgcagtgtttttctgttttcctcttggtGTGTGACAAGAATgaataatatcaaaaataaaaataaacctcatCTAAACAAGCAGTCCTTTGACTTTATAAGGCTCAACACCAAATACATCAAATTCTAAAAATACCGAAGACCAGTGAAATGTCAAAGCTGGGGGGTAACGTGCTGTGGACAGGACAGATTTTTAAGCCTTTCAATGTATCTGAATGTACTGGCATTAACTTTGTTCATTTATGCTGACGGTTGCCTCTTCAACTGACTACTAGGGACCATGATATttcatattcatataaatatttgacTTTGACCCCAGAAAAAGTCCCTTGGGTCTGTAATACTTTTATTCTTGTATAATCTGAAacaaatcctttctttttaaaaaatcaaacagacCACATTACACACACAGTTGACTAACTATTTACAAAGCACCCAATTAAATCCTACTtaattctctctcactctaaaaattCCATCCAACTGGTGTGCAAAGTACTGATCACGCTAAATGCACAATGTTCACAAACCCTGATAGTCCTACACAACCTAGAAAACACtttgttaaagagaaaagaaagtcttaaaaaataagtaaggggTTTTGAAGAAACGAGACCAGAAATCACAGTACAAGACAGATAAATCTACTttaatattcacatgtaaaagttACACATCACGAGAGGTTGGACAGTAGTTTAGCAGTTAACTAACATAGCTATagtgaaaatcatttttataaaaaaataatctagatGCGGTCATCAGAATTTTTTGGTCTACTTAAGTTAATGTTTGAAGATCGACTTTTATCCCTGCTTGAAGGATTTGCCAttatgccttgtttttttttctcccactgttGCCTATTAATATTCTttggaggaaggagagcagaaaATGTTCATTTCCAAGAGTCTGTCCTTTGGTAGCAAGCAgagaacatttttcatttctatgacTTAAATAATCTGTACAGACATGAAACGCAGTGACATTAAGCTTTAGTGTAAAATGAAGAATGATAAgcatttttcttcactttcatAAAACAGTAGATTTCATAAACTCCTTAAGGATCCAAGCATTTCCCCATTCCCTATGCAAAACCATTCAGAATCCATTTTGACCTCGGTTGAAAAGCAAACACTTACTCTTTATATATTACACTATCGAACCCTGTACTTAAAAACTGATAAAGTGGATTTCCAACAGGTATGTTTCAAATACAAAGGCTTCAATCTAGgttaaagaaaacacatttgaatgGACTCAGAACaagtttattttgtgattaaACATCTCATGCAGTCATGCTGGACCACTAACTCTATTACTTCCAAGTCCCCACGACACtggataaaacagaaacaaattaaatGCTAGGCCAAACAGTAACGACATTCAAGATATCAAGAGCTCTGCAATGgagctgaaaaataattttccaaaagaaataatcccatagatttaaaaaaacacacacataatatttacaaaaaatatttaattaaaaatatcttataattACAGTAGTCTATTAAAGCATATACTTTCTCACACTTATAGAACATCTCTATATATACATGGTATGAAATGTCACTCAGATATCTATACAATATGTAACATTCTTGCAGGGAAAAGAAAGTTCCCTGCCCCCCCATTATAATCATCTATTTTAAACaatagatgtcaaaaaaaaatatctacaatGCTCTGTTATATTAGTAAAGcttcaaaacaaaaattgagcTCCTTGGTCACAAAGTAGGCTTCTAAAGTTGATTTTCTCTTGATCTTCTAATTTATCAGTCAGTTCTGTCACACTTAAGCTTAGAAGTTTAACTGCACCTCCgaaaacacagaaatgtacaTTTCACAGCGGTTATAAATGAAGAGACAAAAGAGAATACATACGCAGAATGTTTATGAAcgtgcaaaaaaaagaaaaaagaaaagaaaaaaaacgatGAAAGTTTTATCTTTCTTCCCCCCCGCTCTTGGAATGACAAATGTAACGTTTCTAGGATTtgctgatgttttttttttcctttcctttcctttcctttcctcggGTGGCTTTTTCTCTAACTTCtgctctttccccctccctctctagtGCTCCTGGCTCGGGCGCAGGCGGCCGCACACCTGTGGAAGAGGAATGAATAGAGGGGGTGTGTGAACCTTCCCGCTGCAGACTAACGGGCGCCACCGACCAAACTCAAGACATGCTTGATCAACAACCCAAAACAAACCACCGGGTCAGACAACAGCCGCAGCCCGCGGCCGGCCAGGCGACCGGCAGGCAGCTGCCGCCCccatcaccgccccccccccccgccccgccccgccccaggaaTCCCGGATCGGGGATCCGCTCGCAGGTCCGGCCCGCATCCCACTTTGTGGGTGTCAGACAGCGCGGGGGTGGGTGCACATCGGACAGTCTCCATGCTCACGAGGGTGCCCTCCCTCGGCGGGAAGGAGGGCAGTTGCCCTCCGGTCACCGGTGAGGCACGGGGGTggcggggacgggggggggggccagGAGCTGATCCGTCTCCATTTAGAGCGAACCCCAATTACTAAAGCGAAGTACGCTTGCACGGAGAGGGGGTGTCCGCCTCACTGGGAGTTCGCCCTCAGAAATGTTAGGGGCGAAGAACACTGCGGTGCCTGGCACCCGCAGCCCCCGGGGACGGGCGTCTCTGGGGACCGGCCCCCGGAGGAGGGACACGCGCGCTCACCTGGACAGCGCGGCTCAGCGGCACAGAATGCTGTCGCCCTGCTTGTTCACCGCGCCGGCCTGGAACAGCAACGGAACACCAAGGGAAAGGTTAGCCGGCGCAAACGTCGCCCTCGGCGCGGTCCCGGACTCGTTCTCGGAAGCCAGGCtggcacccacccccacccccacccctgccagcagCCGCGGggggctcccccaccccaccccaccccactccggGCGCAGGCTGGACTTGACAGCCCGGGAGGCGCACAGCCCCAGTCCCGCCCCGCGCGCGTCCACCCGGACCCGCGCTCGCCGCGCGGAGCCCGCGGCCGGCGGCCCCGGGCGCCCGgagaaggagtggggggggggggtgctgtcaTTCCCCGCCGCCCCTGCCCCGAGGAAGGGGAGCGCCCGCGGCCGGCCACCCCGCCACCGCCCTCCCGCGGCCGCCGGCCTCTCACCGGGTCCGTGTTGAGCGCCGTGAGCGGGGTCCGCGGCGGCGCGGCAGGACAGGTCCCGGCTGGGTGGTGCGgtggcgcgggcggcggcggctgccTCAGCAGAGCCGGGTGCGTCTCCAGCGCCAGCTGCAGGTCCAGGATGTAGTCGATAACGTGCTGCAGGATCTCCACTTTGCTGACTTTCTTGTTGGGCGGGATGGTGGGCACCAGCCTCCGCAGGCGGCTGTAGCAGTCGTTCATATCGCACTGCAGGCACAGCGCCGGCTCGTcggccgccgcctccgccgccttGCAGCGCGctgccgccgccgcggccgccgcggccgccgagccacccaggctgtggcCGTGCTCGGCCAGGCAGCGCAGGGCCAGCTCCCCTCCGCCGCAGCCCGACGGCGCCTTGCGGCCCGAGGGGCGCACGGGGCTCACCGCCTTCATCGCGCGCGCCCTGCGCCCTGCGCGAGCCGACCCGCTGGGGCGAGCGAGGGACGCAGGCAAGCTCCGGGCCCCCGCCCGCGGCCGGCTCCGCTGCCCTTGCCTTCGCGCCCGGCGCGCTCGGTCCGCGCTCGGGGCACCGCGAGGCTCCCGGCGATCCCGCGCCCAAGAATTGACGGGAGGGTCGCTCCGGGAATCTCCGCTCAGTGGGCGACACGCTCGGCCGGGaccaaaaggcaagaaaaatcgAGAGCACCGGAGAGAAAGCAGCCCACCGGGTTCCCTAGTCGCCCCCTGCGGAGCTCCGACTACagcccggccgccgccgccgccgccgccgccgccgcgctccCCTGCCGGAGGCGTCCCCACCGCCCCACCGACTCAGTAGCACGCCTCCTCTACGCTCTCGCCCCGGCGGCCGCGCAGCTGCATTTATAGAGCCGCGCGCCTCGGGGGCGGGGCCAGCGCGCTGGCGGGGTCGCCGCGCGAGCCGAGCGGAGCGGGGCTGGGCGCGCGGGCGGGTGCGCGGAGcgaggcggcgagggcggaggcTCCGGGCGGCGCTGGAGGGAGGGTAGGGgacggtgggggggagggtgggggagggcggggagccgGGCAACCCGGGCGGACGGGTGGGCGGGGGGTCGGGAGTGGCCAACCAATCGGGCGGACGGTGCCACCTCAGGGAACGACGCTCGGGCCAATGGGAAGGGCACTCCATTCCGTCAACGCCGTGGGTCGGGGTTCTGAGAAAAGAGAGCTGAGTGGGAGTCGGGCCAGGCTGGTGTGCGCCctagggaggggaaaagagagggagaagttCCCGGGAAGAACTGCGGGAATGTGCGGCTGGAATTCACTCTCCCCCGGCCcgggctgctggggagggggcgccgggcCCTGCCGGAGGATCTCCTGCCACCCCTCGCAGCAGCGCGGCGACCGGGGACCCTCCGCCACCCAGCACTCCAGCCCGGGGATTCCAGTGCCTTGAGAAGGACGCCGTTCGAGAAGGCACGATCGTTCTCCTCTGTATTTTCCCTCTCAGGCTCACTATTCGCCTTTTGACAATCGCCGAAACCATCATGATGGAATGGAGTGGAATGTGCAGCCTTTccgttttcctttttaaaaaggttaaagcttagcaagaaaaaggaaaaccacacacacacacacacacgcacgcacgcacgcacacacacaaaggaaaagagtGCCGAACGCAGATTTTTGGTGAAGGgacaggcaaagaaaacaaaaagcgtCCTAAGGTTTTTCTTTTACCCGTCTAGATGCACAAGTGGGCTCAAGAAATCCAAATGCCTGAGAGCATTAAATTAGGGCacgtaaatattaaaaatgcatggGCACGGAGTATTTAAAATTCCACCATGACATATAATATTAATCCGTTTTATGTAAAATTCATACCTGTAACTTAATGTAGGCCATTAACACACAGCCCCACGTGTTAGTCTAAGTACCCCGCTTTAAATAAGATGCTAAGAATGTCCAAAGTCTCCTCCTTTTGCAGCAAAGCATTAAAATTCACACTTCTAGTCCCTGGAGTCCTGCTTGGACCACACCCTGCAGAAAAGTCTGTTAATTAAGGACGTTTCTGTGATGTCTGATAGAAAAGCTGTCCTTTAAAGGTTCAAATAGAATTGCACAATGAACTTTGACAGGACCTGGTGTGTGTGCATCAAGGCAAAATTGAGCCTTTCGGTTGAGACATGAGCTCAAAGAGTCTCTGGTCAATGGGGTTATAAATTTTGAGTGTCTTCAGCCTGCAAACCCCCCGCCTTTAGACACACTAGAAGATGGGTCACCTCAAGAATTTTCGTTTGCGTGCATG from Neofelis nebulosa isolate mNeoNeb1 chromosome 6, mNeoNeb1.pri, whole genome shotgun sequence includes these protein-coding regions:
- the ID4 gene encoding DNA-binding protein inhibitor ID-4; amino-acid sequence: MKAVSPVRPSGRKAPSGCGGGELALRCLAEHGHSLGGSAAAAAAAAAARCKAAEAAADEPALCLQCDMNDCYSRLRRLVPTIPPNKKVSKVEILQHVIDYILDLQLALETHPALLRQPPPPAPPHHPAGTCPAAPPRTPLTALNTDPAGAVNKQGDSILCR